One part of the Quercus lobata isolate SW786 chromosome 7, ValleyOak3.0 Primary Assembly, whole genome shotgun sequence genome encodes these proteins:
- the LOC115953863 gene encoding protein GAST1 — MISIHLHIITKIRPSKFTLSTMAVKLCLIMFSVVITMLHLLVENHAAIITQAPTPQPHQISPFPMHGVTQGSLQPQECSPRCTQRCSKTAFKKPCMFFCQKCCAKCLCVPPGTYGNKEFCPCYNNWKTKRGGPKCP; from the exons ATGATAAGCATCCATCTTCACATAATCACTAAAATTCGTCCAAGTAAATTCACTCTCTCTACAATGGCAGTGAAGCTATGCCTTATAATGTTCTCTGTGGTCATCACGATGCTGCATTTACTAGTAGAGAACCAT GCTGCTATCATCACTCAGGCTCCAACACCACAGCCACATCAAATTAGCCCCTTTCCCATG CATGGCGTAACCCAAGGCAGTCTTCAACCTCAAG AGTGTTCTCCACGTTGCACCCAAAGATGTTCAAAAACAGCATTCAAAAAGCCATGCATGTTCTTCTGCCAAAAGTGTTGTGCTAAATGCTTATGTGTTCCTCCAGGAACTTATGGGAATAAGGAATTCTGCCCTTGCTACAATAACTGGAAGACCAAGAGAGGAGGACCCAAATGTCCTTGA